The Hyperolius riggenbachi isolate aHypRig1 chromosome 3, aHypRig1.pri, whole genome shotgun sequence genome window below encodes:
- the ISLR2 gene encoding immunoglobulin superfamily containing leucine-rich repeat protein 2 isoform X1 yields the protein MGTLLFLCAAVALLQTTHSCPDPCSCVDKYNQQFADCTYKKLQKVPIGFPSNVTTLSLSANKIGSLRKSNFVGVLQVTSLWLAHNDISTVEKGTLATLVLLKNLDISHNQLVDFPWEDLASLPALQLLKMNNNHMVNLPVNAFDNLKDLRSLRINNNNFSVIREGTFKPLVSLLHIQIYNNPFHCTCSVMWLKKWTADAQFTVAEKELIVCASPQELQGKALSKIPDLLCSLPSVTLSYYPNLDSTELYDGFTLTLHCLASGSPKPAIQWKVRNATQEAEVKVPSDTSKAEVSRHFEAYQNGTLVIPHLSKKLEGTYTCIATNEMGSTESSVNISVAGNQKYPTKSEDPVSGKTQIKGGKPVTKDSGNNVLNPDKTEEKGKNAIPTEQTAGGKTSMEDTAEQPHSDEKKCGPNVGGLHVSNHAFNESTNLKPHVFDLGVIALDVSEKEAKVQITPYNTRPGKQQLKMLYLCQESPKGFSLVQWSEIEDRVNSYWFQGLTPGTNYSVCLTYKGEDCQVQVVFTTKKEVPSLIIIIIVSIFLLGLATIPLLGATCCHLITKYHGKNYKLIMKTHKPDIEEKQMAADFDPRASFAESEKNCDPSEAGGDEGETEPTAPAPVLEEEVEKEDEGSTLEESLPNSQSKTNQDEFEVGSEYSDKLPLGAEAVTISEEINGNYKQPAR from the coding sequence ATGGGTACTCTCCTCTTCCTCTGTGCTGCGGTGGCACTCCTGCAAACAACGCACAGCTGTCCTGACCCGTGCTCTTGTGTGGACAAATACAATCAACAGTTTGCTGACTGCACctacaaaaaattgcaaaaagttCCAATAGGGTTTCCTTCTAATGTTACCACTCTTAGTCTTTCAGCCAACAAAATAGGCTCCTTAAGGAAGTCTAATTTTGTGGGGGTGCTTCAAGTGACATCATTGTGGCTTGCTCACAATGACATTAGTACAGTGGAAAAGGGGACTTTGGCCACTCTGGTGCTTCTTAAAAATCTGGATATTAGTCACAACCAGCTTGTGGATTTCCCTTGGGAAGACCTGGCCAGCCTGCCTGCCCTTCAGCTACTAAAAATGAATAACAATCACATGGTCAACCTGCCAGTAAATGCTTTTGACAACTTAAAAGACCTGAGGTCTTTAaggatcaataataataatttttctgtcaTTCGGGAGGGAACCTTTAAACCTCTTGTTTCCCTTCTCCATATCCAAATCTACAACAATCCCTTCCACTGCACTTGTTCAGTCATGTGGCTTAAGAAGTGGACTGCAGACGCACAGTTTACTGTGGCAGAGAAGGAGCTAATAGTTTGTGCTTCACCACAAGAACTCCAAGGGAAGGCACTTTCTAAAATTCCAGATTTACTATGTAGTCTTCCCTCTGTGACGCTAAGCTACTATCCTAATCTTGACAGCACAGAGTTATATGATGGATTCACTCTCACGCTTCATTGCCTGGCTAGTGGTAGCCCCAAACCAGCTATCCAGTGGAAAGTACGTAATGCAACCCAAGAAGCTGAGGTTAAAGTACCCTCTGACACATCTAAAGCTGAGGTGTCTAGACACTTTGAAGCTTATCAGAATGGAACCCTGGTTATTCCTCACCTTAGCAAAAAATTGGAAGGTACCTACACTTGTATAGCCACCAATGAGATGGGAAGTACTGAGAGTTCTGTAAATATCTCTGTGGCAGGGAACCAAAAATATCCAACCAAGTCTGAGGATCCAGTTTCAGGAAAAACACAGATCAAAGGGGGAAAACCAGTGACAAAGGACTCTGGAAACAATGTGCTCAATCCAGATAAAACTGAGGAAAAAGGTAAGAATGCCATTCCCACTGAGCAGACAGCTGGTGGTAAGACTAGTATGGAGGATACTGCAGAGCAGCCACATTCAGATGAGAAGAAGTGTGGACCAAACGTGGGAGGGCTGCATGTTTCCAACCATGCATTCAATGAGAGCACCAATCTAAAACCTCATGTATTTGACTTGGGTGTCATAGCTCTGGATGTATCTGAGAAAGAGGCTAAGGTGCAGATTACACCATATAATACACGTCCTGGAAAACAGCAGCTCAAAATGTTATACCTGTGCCAGGAAAGCCCCAAAGGCTTCTCTTTGGTTCAATGGTCAGAAATTGAGGATCGTGTTAACTCTTACTGGTTTCAAGGGCTAACTCCTGGCACTAACTATTCAGTGTGCTTAACATACAAAGGTGAAGACTGCCAAGTACAAGTGGTTTTCACCACTAAGAAAGAAGTGCCCTCTTTGATCATTATTATTATAGTAAGCATTTTCCTTCTTGGTTTGGCCACTATACCTCTACTGGGTGCCACTTGCTGCCATTTAATTACTAAATACCATGGCAAGAACTATAAACTAATAATGAAGACACACAAACCAGATATTGAGGAAAAACAAATGGCTGCTGATTTTGATCCCAGAGCTTCATTTGCGGAGTCAGAAAAGAATTGTGATCCTAGTGAAGCTGGTGGAGATGAAGGAGAAACAGAGCCAACAGCACCAGCACCAGTACTGGAAGAAGAAGTTGAGAAAGAGGACGAGGGAAGTACATTAGAAGAGAGCCTTCCAAACTCCCAGTCCAAAACCAACCAGGATGAGTTTGAGGTTGGATCAGAGTACAGTGATAAGCTTCCTTTAGGTGCTGAAGCTGTCACCATCTCCGAGGAGATAAATGGTAACTACAAACAACCTGCACGCTGA
- the ISLR2 gene encoding immunoglobulin superfamily containing leucine-rich repeat protein 2 isoform X2 yields the protein MGTLLFLCAAVALLQTTHSCPDPCSCVDKYNQQFADCTYKKLQKVPIGFPSNVTTLSLSANKIGSLRKSNFVGVLQVTSLWLAHNDISTVEKGTLATLVLLKNLDISHNQLVDFPWEDLASLPALQLLKMNNNHMVNLPVNAFDNLKDLRSLRINNNNFSVIREGTFKPLVSLLHIQIYNNPFHCTCSVMWLKKWTADAQFTVAEKELIVCASPQELQGKALSKIPDLLCSLPSVTLSYYPNLDSTELYDGFTLTLHCLASGSPKPAIQWKVRNATQEAEVKVPSDTSKAEVSRHFEAYQNGTLVIPHLSKKLEGTYTCIATNEMGSTESSVNISVAGNQKYPTKSEDPVSGKTQIKGGKPVTKDSGNNVLNPDKTEEKGKNAIPTEQTAGGKTSMEDTAEQPHSDEKKCGPNVGGLHVSNHAFNESTNLKPHVFDLGVIALDVSEKEAKVQITPYNTRPGKQQLKMLYLCQESPKGFSLVQWSEIEDRVNSYWFQGLTPGTNYSVCLTYKGEDCQVQVVFTTKKEVPSLIIIIIVSIFLLGLATIPLLGATCCHLITKYHGKNYKLIMKTHKPDIEEKQMAADFDPRASFAESEKNCDPSEAGGDEGETEPTAPAPVLEEEVEKEDEGSTLEESLPNSQSKTNQDEFEVGSEYSDKLPLGAEAVTISEEINDV from the exons ATGGGTACTCTCCTCTTCCTCTGTGCTGCGGTGGCACTCCTGCAAACAACGCACAGCTGTCCTGACCCGTGCTCTTGTGTGGACAAATACAATCAACAGTTTGCTGACTGCACctacaaaaaattgcaaaaagttCCAATAGGGTTTCCTTCTAATGTTACCACTCTTAGTCTTTCAGCCAACAAAATAGGCTCCTTAAGGAAGTCTAATTTTGTGGGGGTGCTTCAAGTGACATCATTGTGGCTTGCTCACAATGACATTAGTACAGTGGAAAAGGGGACTTTGGCCACTCTGGTGCTTCTTAAAAATCTGGATATTAGTCACAACCAGCTTGTGGATTTCCCTTGGGAAGACCTGGCCAGCCTGCCTGCCCTTCAGCTACTAAAAATGAATAACAATCACATGGTCAACCTGCCAGTAAATGCTTTTGACAACTTAAAAGACCTGAGGTCTTTAaggatcaataataataatttttctgtcaTTCGGGAGGGAACCTTTAAACCTCTTGTTTCCCTTCTCCATATCCAAATCTACAACAATCCCTTCCACTGCACTTGTTCAGTCATGTGGCTTAAGAAGTGGACTGCAGACGCACAGTTTACTGTGGCAGAGAAGGAGCTAATAGTTTGTGCTTCACCACAAGAACTCCAAGGGAAGGCACTTTCTAAAATTCCAGATTTACTATGTAGTCTTCCCTCTGTGACGCTAAGCTACTATCCTAATCTTGACAGCACAGAGTTATATGATGGATTCACTCTCACGCTTCATTGCCTGGCTAGTGGTAGCCCCAAACCAGCTATCCAGTGGAAAGTACGTAATGCAACCCAAGAAGCTGAGGTTAAAGTACCCTCTGACACATCTAAAGCTGAGGTGTCTAGACACTTTGAAGCTTATCAGAATGGAACCCTGGTTATTCCTCACCTTAGCAAAAAATTGGAAGGTACCTACACTTGTATAGCCACCAATGAGATGGGAAGTACTGAGAGTTCTGTAAATATCTCTGTGGCAGGGAACCAAAAATATCCAACCAAGTCTGAGGATCCAGTTTCAGGAAAAACACAGATCAAAGGGGGAAAACCAGTGACAAAGGACTCTGGAAACAATGTGCTCAATCCAGATAAAACTGAGGAAAAAGGTAAGAATGCCATTCCCACTGAGCAGACAGCTGGTGGTAAGACTAGTATGGAGGATACTGCAGAGCAGCCACATTCAGATGAGAAGAAGTGTGGACCAAACGTGGGAGGGCTGCATGTTTCCAACCATGCATTCAATGAGAGCACCAATCTAAAACCTCATGTATTTGACTTGGGTGTCATAGCTCTGGATGTATCTGAGAAAGAGGCTAAGGTGCAGATTACACCATATAATACACGTCCTGGAAAACAGCAGCTCAAAATGTTATACCTGTGCCAGGAAAGCCCCAAAGGCTTCTCTTTGGTTCAATGGTCAGAAATTGAGGATCGTGTTAACTCTTACTGGTTTCAAGGGCTAACTCCTGGCACTAACTATTCAGTGTGCTTAACATACAAAGGTGAAGACTGCCAAGTACAAGTGGTTTTCACCACTAAGAAAGAAGTGCCCTCTTTGATCATTATTATTATAGTAAGCATTTTCCTTCTTGGTTTGGCCACTATACCTCTACTGGGTGCCACTTGCTGCCATTTAATTACTAAATACCATGGCAAGAACTATAAACTAATAATGAAGACACACAAACCAGATATTGAGGAAAAACAAATGGCTGCTGATTTTGATCCCAGAGCTTCATTTGCGGAGTCAGAAAAGAATTGTGATCCTAGTGAAGCTGGTGGAGATGAAGGAGAAACAGAGCCAACAGCACCAGCACCAGTACTGGAAGAAGAAGTTGAGAAAGAGGACGAGGGAAGTACATTAGAAGAGAGCCTTCCAAACTCCCAGTCCAAAACCAACCAGGATGAGTTTGAGGTTGGATCAGAGTACAGTGATAAGCTTCCTTTAGGTGCTGAAGCTGTCACCATCTCCGAGGAGATAAATG ATGTCTAA